The following are encoded together in the Triticum dicoccoides isolate Atlit2015 ecotype Zavitan chromosome 6B, WEW_v2.0, whole genome shotgun sequence genome:
- the LOC119325148 gene encoding uncharacterized protein LOC119325148, which translates to MASTAAPVAEHRTQLLLTDLGDELLEEVFLRLPTPAELARACTARASFRRIITERSFLRSYRKRHPPPLLGFVGEEGGFHPAQAPHPSAPLARALADAADFTYSFVPQHGEGHVWVPCDARDGRVLLEDGQIWEAFRHLAVCDPLFRGYALLPPVPGNLALQEKGRPVTNSLMPIAEDEDETLFKVICLANYETKLVAFLFSSVTGEWCIAATVSWSSLGSQPQIWRNFRGCDYRGVSCFDCARGSYYSTSTFNDKLLVLDTRKMEFCTVDDRTGYHMNLRCLPGQHEDVVDIYVPSRFRPGQSRSLPRIVVGREGALEMFSLVGDHTPNGSFDLYHTTQQNNGQSSKEWQLENIIPLPGKYDYFTVGAAEGFLFLGATTEDQLDFVESVPMSLLTTEWNVDYFALDVKTSELTKVCRSRRQFFHKEDVHCYFGFPLSLSKPSI; encoded by the coding sequence ATGGCCTCGACGGCGGCGCCGGTCGCCGAACACCGGACTCAGTTGTTGCTCACAGACCTCGGCGACGAGCTCCTGGAGGAGGTTTTCCTCCGCCTGCCCACCCCGGCGGAGCTCGCGCGCGCCTGCACCGCCCGCGCCTCCTTCCGCCGCATCATCACCGAGCGCTCCTTCCTTCGCAGCTACCGCAaacgccacccgccgccgctccTGGGGTTCGTGGGTGAGGAAGGCGGCTTCCACCCCGCCCAGGCGCCCCACCCCTCCGCCCCGCTCGCCCGTGCCCTCGCCGACGCTGCCGATTTCACCTACTCCTTCGTCCCCCAACACGGCGAGGGGCACGTGTGGGTCCCGTGCGATGCCCGGGATGGCCGTGTCCTTCTCGAAGACGGACAAATTTGGGAGGCCTTCAGACACCTTGCCGTCTGCGATCCATTGTTTCGTGGCTACGCGCTGCTTCCACCCGTTCCCGGGAACCTGGCACTCCAGGAGAAAGGCCGCCCTGTAACCAATTCACTCATGCCCATTGCCGAGGATGAGGATGAGACATTGTTCAAGGTGATATGCTTGGCTAACTACGAAACCAAGCTGGTTGCATTTCTATTCTCTTCTGTCACAGGAGAATGGTGCATAGCCGCAACTGTCAGCTGGAGCTCTTTGGGCAGCCAGCCACAGATATGGCGAAACTTCAGAGGTTGCGATTACCGTGGCGTGTCCTGTTTTGACTGTGCGCGCGGCTCCTACTACTCAACATCGACTTTTAACGACAAGCTGCTTGTGTTggacacaaggaaaatggagttttGCACTGTCGATGATCGTACTGGCTACCATATGAACCTCAGATGTCTGCCTGGCCAGCACGAGGACGTTGTCGACATCTATGTGCCATCCCGATTCCGGCCTGGCCAGAGTAGAAGTCTGCCTCGCATTGTTGTGGGTAGAGAAGGAGCCCTTGAGATGTTTTCTCTCGTTGGTGATCACACTCCAAATGGCTCTTTTGATCTCTATCATACCACTCAGCAAAATAATGGCCAGTCTTCCAAGGAATGGCAGCTGGAGAATATTATACCGTTGCCCGGCAAGTATGACTATTTCACTGTGGGTGCAGCTGAGGGATTCTTATTCCTTGGAGCCACTACAGAAGATCAGCTGGACTTTGTTGAAAGCGTCCCTATGAGCTTGTTGACGACTGAGTGGAATGTAGATTATTTTGCATTGGATGTCAAGACTTCTGAACTTACTAAGGTTTGTAGGAGCAGGAGGCAATTCTTCCATAAAGAAGATGTTCACTGCTACTTTGGCTTCCccctgtcgttgtcaaaaccgagtATATGA
- the LOC119321826 gene encoding protein STRUBBELIG-RECEPTOR FAMILY 1-like isoform X1 — protein MEPMQGRVQMWMLLWLAFCLLEHSHSLVFPFPMPFFAPSYTNQQDVDAVNELYASLGSPDLRGWAASGGDPCEEAWQGVQCLGPNITEIVLKGAGLEGKLSEALGKLTAITRLFVNLHHISVLLSVHYHFSLFIDIVFGLCSCRDLSSNNLGGELPESMAMLKSLSALHVQNNRLTGTLDVLRDLPLKDLNVENNQFAGSIPEKMLNIPKFLRNGNHFTIPIPGSSPTPATSSPSPAAHPHITVIPAVTPQDTTHGGAPRRHANKVFPAKAAGFSILAASLLTIAVVVIVFATLRRRQEMSTREGHLSAIVRSVAIWTRKPPKLGATANPDKQHSTVAANDIVGSTLRDCTKVSGLSAHTPLKNYSMPSIVSDKNVQRGSEEGKPSTVSFKFFTVAYLQQCTNSFSAENFLRETRFGNIYLAERPECKFAVLKLRDTATKMAADVFLENVRTIADLRHPNIEELVGCCVEHGQRLLVYKYFSEHTLDDMIHRGSSDTADPGNKFLWEARIAVALEAAKALEYLHDGGGGQEGHVAVVHGHFRVHGHFRPEHVLVDGEARVRVSGCGLAPFAPPSASGTTTDWQDDALSYVGPPEEAATTEAATGRDVYCFGVVMLQLLTGRRPYDNVRPRGERLLVPWAGARLHDLSALRRMADPRLRGTPVPVRSLSRFADIISRCVQREAEFRPAMAEVVQDLMGATATEEAHIADDCGELSPVTAEYQLGVNCSL, from the exons ATGGAGCCAATGCAAGGAAGAGTGCAGATGTGGATGCTCCTGTGGCTCGCCTTCTGCTTGCTCGAGCATTCGCATTCGCTGGTGTTCCCGTTCCCCATGCCGTTCTTTGCCCCTTCCTACACCAACCAGCAAGACG TTGATGCTGTGAACGAGCTGTACGCGTCACTGGGCTCGCCGGACCTCCGTGGCTGGGCTGCCTCGGGAGGAGACCCTTGCGAGGAGGCATGGCAAGGGGTGCAGTGCCTCGGCCCCAACATAACCGAAAT AGTACTCAAAGGCGCGGGTCTAGAAGGGAAGCTGAGCGAGGCACTCGGAAAGCTCACTGCTATTACAAGATTGTTTGTGAATTTACATCATATTTCAGTTCTACTTTCTGTCCACTACCACTTCAGTTTATTTATTGACATTGTTTTTGGATTGTGTTCATGCAGGGACCTGTCATCAAACAACCTCGGCGGTGAGCTGCCGGAGTCAATGGCAATGCTCAAATCCCTTTCAGCACT GCATGTGCAGAACAACAGGCTAACCGGGACACTCGATGTGCTGCGTGATCTTCCCCTGAAAGACCT GAATGTGGAGAACAATCAGTTCGCAGGATCAATCCCAGAGAAGATGCTGAACATCCCAAAATTTCT AAGAAATGGCAACCATTTCACCATTCCGATCCCTGGTTCCTCTCCGACTCCGGCGACGTCGTCTCCTTCTCCAGCTGCACATCCTCACATTACTGTAATTCCAGCAGTTACTCCACAGGACACTACACACGGTGGGGCTCCTCGGAGGCACGCCAACAAGGTGTTTCCGGCAAAGGCTGCCGGATTCAGCATTCTCGCTGCCAGTTTATTGACCATTGCTGTCGTTGTAATCGTGTTCGCAACCTTGAGAAGGCGGCAGGAGATGTCCACTCGGGAAGGGCACCTGAGCGCAATTGTGAGGAGCGTGGCAATCTGGACAAGGAAGCCTCCTAAGCTAGGTGCAACTGCCAACCCTGACAAACAACACAGTACAG TCGCTGCAAATGACATTGTGGGGAGCACTCTGAGAGATTGCACAAAGGTGTCGGGTTTATCGGCACATACACCTCTCAAGAACTACAGCATGCCAAGCATTGTTTCAGATAAGAATGTTCAGCGGGGGTCAGAAGAAGGCAAACCCTCGACGGTTTCCTTCAAGTTCTTCACTGTTGCATATCTGCAACAGTGCACCAACAGCTTCAGCGCTGAGAATTTTCTGCGAGAAACTCGGTTCGGCAATATCTATCTTGCAGAGCGCCCAGAATGCAAG TTTGCGGTGCTGAAGCTTCGCGACACGGCTACGAAAATGGCGGCTGACGTGTTTCTGGAGAATGTTCGGACCATCGCCGACCTTCGACACCCCAACATAGAAGAGCTTGTGGGTTGCTGCGTGGAGCACGGACAGAGGCTGCTCGTGTACAAATATTTCAGCGAACACACATTGGACGACATGATCCACCGCGGCAGCAGCGACACTGCCGATCCCGGCAACAAGTTCCTGTGGGAAGCTCGGATCGCCGTGGCCCTCGAGGCCGCCAAGGCTCTCGAATACCTCCATGACggtggcggcggccaggagggacaTGTCGCCGTTGTCCACGGACATTTCAGGGTCCACGGACATTTCAGGCCGGAGCATGTCCTTGTCGACGGCGAGGCGCGGGTGCGCGTGTCCGGGTGCGGCCTCGCCCCGTTCGCGCCACCGTCAGCGTCAGGAACTACTACGGACTGGCAAGACGACGCACTGAGCTACGTCGGCCCGCCGGAAGAAGCCGCAACGACGGAGGCGGCCACAGGCCGCGACGTGTACTGCTTCGGTGTGGTGATGCTGCAGCTCCTGACGGGGCGCAGGCCCTACGACAATGTGCGGCCGCGAGGGGAGAGGCTCCTGGTGCCGTGGGCTGGCGCGCGGCTGCACGATCTGAGCGCTCTGCGCAGGATGGCCGACCCACGCCTCCGGGGCACGCCGGTGCCGGTCAGGTCCCTATCACGGTTCGCGGACATCATCAGCAGATGCGTGCAG CGGGAGGCTGAGTTCCGGCCGGCGATGGCGGAGGTGGTGCAGGACCTAATGGGCGCCACCGCCACGGAAGAGGCGCACATAGCGGACGACTGCGGAGAGCTATCGCCGGTGACGGCAGAGTACCAACTTGGTGTGAACTGCTCGCTCTGA
- the LOC119321826 gene encoding protein STRUBBELIG-RECEPTOR FAMILY 1-like isoform X2 yields the protein MEPMQGRVQMWMLLWLAFCLLEHSHSLVFPFPMPFFAPSYTNQQDVDAVNELYASLGSPDLRGWAASGGDPCEEAWQGVQCLGPNITEIVLKGAGLEGKLSEALGKLTAITRLFVNLHHISVLLSVHYHFSLFIDIVFGLCSCRDLSSNNLGGELPESMAMLKSLSALHVQNNRLTGTLDVLRDLPLKDLNVENNQFAGSIPEKMLNIPKFLNGNHFTIPIPGSSPTPATSSPSPAAHPHITVIPAVTPQDTTHGGAPRRHANKVFPAKAAGFSILAASLLTIAVVVIVFATLRRRQEMSTREGHLSAIVRSVAIWTRKPPKLGATANPDKQHSTVAANDIVGSTLRDCTKVSGLSAHTPLKNYSMPSIVSDKNVQRGSEEGKPSTVSFKFFTVAYLQQCTNSFSAENFLRETRFGNIYLAERPECKFAVLKLRDTATKMAADVFLENVRTIADLRHPNIEELVGCCVEHGQRLLVYKYFSEHTLDDMIHRGSSDTADPGNKFLWEARIAVALEAAKALEYLHDGGGGQEGHVAVVHGHFRVHGHFRPEHVLVDGEARVRVSGCGLAPFAPPSASGTTTDWQDDALSYVGPPEEAATTEAATGRDVYCFGVVMLQLLTGRRPYDNVRPRGERLLVPWAGARLHDLSALRRMADPRLRGTPVPVRSLSRFADIISRCVQREAEFRPAMAEVVQDLMGATATEEAHIADDCGELSPVTAEYQLGVNCSL from the exons ATGGAGCCAATGCAAGGAAGAGTGCAGATGTGGATGCTCCTGTGGCTCGCCTTCTGCTTGCTCGAGCATTCGCATTCGCTGGTGTTCCCGTTCCCCATGCCGTTCTTTGCCCCTTCCTACACCAACCAGCAAGACG TTGATGCTGTGAACGAGCTGTACGCGTCACTGGGCTCGCCGGACCTCCGTGGCTGGGCTGCCTCGGGAGGAGACCCTTGCGAGGAGGCATGGCAAGGGGTGCAGTGCCTCGGCCCCAACATAACCGAAAT AGTACTCAAAGGCGCGGGTCTAGAAGGGAAGCTGAGCGAGGCACTCGGAAAGCTCACTGCTATTACAAGATTGTTTGTGAATTTACATCATATTTCAGTTCTACTTTCTGTCCACTACCACTTCAGTTTATTTATTGACATTGTTTTTGGATTGTGTTCATGCAGGGACCTGTCATCAAACAACCTCGGCGGTGAGCTGCCGGAGTCAATGGCAATGCTCAAATCCCTTTCAGCACT GCATGTGCAGAACAACAGGCTAACCGGGACACTCGATGTGCTGCGTGATCTTCCCCTGAAAGACCT GAATGTGGAGAACAATCAGTTCGCAGGATCAATCCCAGAGAAGATGCTGAACATCCCAAAATTTCT AAATGGCAACCATTTCACCATTCCGATCCCTGGTTCCTCTCCGACTCCGGCGACGTCGTCTCCTTCTCCAGCTGCACATCCTCACATTACTGTAATTCCAGCAGTTACTCCACAGGACACTACACACGGTGGGGCTCCTCGGAGGCACGCCAACAAGGTGTTTCCGGCAAAGGCTGCCGGATTCAGCATTCTCGCTGCCAGTTTATTGACCATTGCTGTCGTTGTAATCGTGTTCGCAACCTTGAGAAGGCGGCAGGAGATGTCCACTCGGGAAGGGCACCTGAGCGCAATTGTGAGGAGCGTGGCAATCTGGACAAGGAAGCCTCCTAAGCTAGGTGCAACTGCCAACCCTGACAAACAACACAGTACAG TCGCTGCAAATGACATTGTGGGGAGCACTCTGAGAGATTGCACAAAGGTGTCGGGTTTATCGGCACATACACCTCTCAAGAACTACAGCATGCCAAGCATTGTTTCAGATAAGAATGTTCAGCGGGGGTCAGAAGAAGGCAAACCCTCGACGGTTTCCTTCAAGTTCTTCACTGTTGCATATCTGCAACAGTGCACCAACAGCTTCAGCGCTGAGAATTTTCTGCGAGAAACTCGGTTCGGCAATATCTATCTTGCAGAGCGCCCAGAATGCAAG TTTGCGGTGCTGAAGCTTCGCGACACGGCTACGAAAATGGCGGCTGACGTGTTTCTGGAGAATGTTCGGACCATCGCCGACCTTCGACACCCCAACATAGAAGAGCTTGTGGGTTGCTGCGTGGAGCACGGACAGAGGCTGCTCGTGTACAAATATTTCAGCGAACACACATTGGACGACATGATCCACCGCGGCAGCAGCGACACTGCCGATCCCGGCAACAAGTTCCTGTGGGAAGCTCGGATCGCCGTGGCCCTCGAGGCCGCCAAGGCTCTCGAATACCTCCATGACggtggcggcggccaggagggacaTGTCGCCGTTGTCCACGGACATTTCAGGGTCCACGGACATTTCAGGCCGGAGCATGTCCTTGTCGACGGCGAGGCGCGGGTGCGCGTGTCCGGGTGCGGCCTCGCCCCGTTCGCGCCACCGTCAGCGTCAGGAACTACTACGGACTGGCAAGACGACGCACTGAGCTACGTCGGCCCGCCGGAAGAAGCCGCAACGACGGAGGCGGCCACAGGCCGCGACGTGTACTGCTTCGGTGTGGTGATGCTGCAGCTCCTGACGGGGCGCAGGCCCTACGACAATGTGCGGCCGCGAGGGGAGAGGCTCCTGGTGCCGTGGGCTGGCGCGCGGCTGCACGATCTGAGCGCTCTGCGCAGGATGGCCGACCCACGCCTCCGGGGCACGCCGGTGCCGGTCAGGTCCCTATCACGGTTCGCGGACATCATCAGCAGATGCGTGCAG CGGGAGGCTGAGTTCCGGCCGGCGATGGCGGAGGTGGTGCAGGACCTAATGGGCGCCACCGCCACGGAAGAGGCGCACATAGCGGACGACTGCGGAGAGCTATCGCCGGTGACGGCAGAGTACCAACTTGGTGTGAACTGCTCGCTCTGA
- the LOC119321826 gene encoding protein STRUBBELIG-RECEPTOR FAMILY 1-like isoform X3, with protein sequence MEPMQGRVQMWMLLWLAFCLLEHSHSLVFPFPMPFFAPSYTNQQDVDAVNELYASLGSPDLRGWAASGGDPCEEAWQGVQCLGPNITEIVLKGAGLEGKLSEALGKLTAITRLDLSSNNLGGELPESMAMLKSLSALHVQNNRLTGTLDVLRDLPLKDLNVENNQFAGSIPEKMLNIPKFLRNGNHFTIPIPGSSPTPATSSPSPAAHPHITVIPAVTPQDTTHGGAPRRHANKVFPAKAAGFSILAASLLTIAVVVIVFATLRRRQEMSTREGHLSAIVRSVAIWTRKPPKLGATANPDKQHSTVAANDIVGSTLRDCTKVSGLSAHTPLKNYSMPSIVSDKNVQRGSEEGKPSTVSFKFFTVAYLQQCTNSFSAENFLRETRFGNIYLAERPECKFAVLKLRDTATKMAADVFLENVRTIADLRHPNIEELVGCCVEHGQRLLVYKYFSEHTLDDMIHRGSSDTADPGNKFLWEARIAVALEAAKALEYLHDGGGGQEGHVAVVHGHFRVHGHFRPEHVLVDGEARVRVSGCGLAPFAPPSASGTTTDWQDDALSYVGPPEEAATTEAATGRDVYCFGVVMLQLLTGRRPYDNVRPRGERLLVPWAGARLHDLSALRRMADPRLRGTPVPVRSLSRFADIISRCVQREAEFRPAMAEVVQDLMGATATEEAHIADDCGELSPVTAEYQLGVNCSL encoded by the exons ATGGAGCCAATGCAAGGAAGAGTGCAGATGTGGATGCTCCTGTGGCTCGCCTTCTGCTTGCTCGAGCATTCGCATTCGCTGGTGTTCCCGTTCCCCATGCCGTTCTTTGCCCCTTCCTACACCAACCAGCAAGACG TTGATGCTGTGAACGAGCTGTACGCGTCACTGGGCTCGCCGGACCTCCGTGGCTGGGCTGCCTCGGGAGGAGACCCTTGCGAGGAGGCATGGCAAGGGGTGCAGTGCCTCGGCCCCAACATAACCGAAAT AGTACTCAAAGGCGCGGGTCTAGAAGGGAAGCTGAGCGAGGCACTCGGAAAGCTCACTGCTATTACAAGATT GGACCTGTCATCAAACAACCTCGGCGGTGAGCTGCCGGAGTCAATGGCAATGCTCAAATCCCTTTCAGCACT GCATGTGCAGAACAACAGGCTAACCGGGACACTCGATGTGCTGCGTGATCTTCCCCTGAAAGACCT GAATGTGGAGAACAATCAGTTCGCAGGATCAATCCCAGAGAAGATGCTGAACATCCCAAAATTTCT AAGAAATGGCAACCATTTCACCATTCCGATCCCTGGTTCCTCTCCGACTCCGGCGACGTCGTCTCCTTCTCCAGCTGCACATCCTCACATTACTGTAATTCCAGCAGTTACTCCACAGGACACTACACACGGTGGGGCTCCTCGGAGGCACGCCAACAAGGTGTTTCCGGCAAAGGCTGCCGGATTCAGCATTCTCGCTGCCAGTTTATTGACCATTGCTGTCGTTGTAATCGTGTTCGCAACCTTGAGAAGGCGGCAGGAGATGTCCACTCGGGAAGGGCACCTGAGCGCAATTGTGAGGAGCGTGGCAATCTGGACAAGGAAGCCTCCTAAGCTAGGTGCAACTGCCAACCCTGACAAACAACACAGTACAG TCGCTGCAAATGACATTGTGGGGAGCACTCTGAGAGATTGCACAAAGGTGTCGGGTTTATCGGCACATACACCTCTCAAGAACTACAGCATGCCAAGCATTGTTTCAGATAAGAATGTTCAGCGGGGGTCAGAAGAAGGCAAACCCTCGACGGTTTCCTTCAAGTTCTTCACTGTTGCATATCTGCAACAGTGCACCAACAGCTTCAGCGCTGAGAATTTTCTGCGAGAAACTCGGTTCGGCAATATCTATCTTGCAGAGCGCCCAGAATGCAAG TTTGCGGTGCTGAAGCTTCGCGACACGGCTACGAAAATGGCGGCTGACGTGTTTCTGGAGAATGTTCGGACCATCGCCGACCTTCGACACCCCAACATAGAAGAGCTTGTGGGTTGCTGCGTGGAGCACGGACAGAGGCTGCTCGTGTACAAATATTTCAGCGAACACACATTGGACGACATGATCCACCGCGGCAGCAGCGACACTGCCGATCCCGGCAACAAGTTCCTGTGGGAAGCTCGGATCGCCGTGGCCCTCGAGGCCGCCAAGGCTCTCGAATACCTCCATGACggtggcggcggccaggagggacaTGTCGCCGTTGTCCACGGACATTTCAGGGTCCACGGACATTTCAGGCCGGAGCATGTCCTTGTCGACGGCGAGGCGCGGGTGCGCGTGTCCGGGTGCGGCCTCGCCCCGTTCGCGCCACCGTCAGCGTCAGGAACTACTACGGACTGGCAAGACGACGCACTGAGCTACGTCGGCCCGCCGGAAGAAGCCGCAACGACGGAGGCGGCCACAGGCCGCGACGTGTACTGCTTCGGTGTGGTGATGCTGCAGCTCCTGACGGGGCGCAGGCCCTACGACAATGTGCGGCCGCGAGGGGAGAGGCTCCTGGTGCCGTGGGCTGGCGCGCGGCTGCACGATCTGAGCGCTCTGCGCAGGATGGCCGACCCACGCCTCCGGGGCACGCCGGTGCCGGTCAGGTCCCTATCACGGTTCGCGGACATCATCAGCAGATGCGTGCAG CGGGAGGCTGAGTTCCGGCCGGCGATGGCGGAGGTGGTGCAGGACCTAATGGGCGCCACCGCCACGGAAGAGGCGCACATAGCGGACGACTGCGGAGAGCTATCGCCGGTGACGGCAGAGTACCAACTTGGTGTGAACTGCTCGCTCTGA